CCGATAACGGCGTAACGGCAGATCCCCGCTTTCCAGCGCCGCGGCGATGGCGTTTCGGATGGAAACTGCCCGCAGCGGATCTCCCCCGGCGTTAACTGCCACTTTAATATCCTGCACCGTGGCCACGGCCGGCGTCCATGCGCTCGACTCGGTGGCGTCGGAATGGTTCACGCACCAGGTCTTGTTAAGTTCGGCATCGTGCGCAACCTGGGTATCCACATCCTTTTTTTGGCTGGCTGCCACCGCGTACCAAATGTTGGCCATGTCGGAGCTTTTGTAGTTCCGGGCATGCCAGCTAATCAATCCTGCGGCAGCCAACGCCTGAGCCGGGGCGCTGAGAACCGGGGCTACCAAGGTCACGTGAGCTCCGGCGTCGAGCAGGGCCTTGGCACGACGTGCTGCCACGGTGCCCCCGCCCACTACAAGAACGGGACGGCCAAGCAGCCGCAGTGAGGTTGGGTAAAGATCCACAATTGCCATGAAATGACCTTAGATAAGTGAGGTATTGAGTGAGAAAGTGGGCGTTATACCCGTTCATGGGAAGTCACAGGGGGACATATTCAAGCTGCGCTGTGAGTGCGTGCGTGCAACCGTTATCGGGTACTTCCAGCCAGCAAACCACGGCCATGCAACAGCCGTTTTTCCACCGGGGCAAAGACCAGTAATTCAACGGCAATGCCCACAAAAAGAATGATCAGAATCGCTGACATGACAATGCCCATGTCGGAGAGCTGGCGGCCCTGCTCCAGCAGCGAACCCAAACCAAAGCCGAGGCTGCCGCCCATGGCGATAATCTCTGCGGCCATGAGGGAACGCCACGAGAACGCCCAGCCCTGTTTCAGTCCGCCAACGTAGCCAGGTAGTGCGGCCGGAAGCACCACATTCACGGCCATCTCCCAACGCGATGCGCCCAGGATCTGTCCCATGCGTCGATATTGCGGCGGGATTTGATCCACACCGGAAATCAAACCATTGATAATTGAGGGGATGGCCCCCATGAACATGACGAAATAAACGGTGGCGTCGGTGAGCCCGAACCAAATGATGGCTGCCGGTACCCATGCCACGGACGGCAAGACTTGCAGACCGGAGATCAGCGGTCCGAATGCGCGGCGCAGGATCCGGACCTGTGACAGCAACAGACCAATGGGAGTGGCCACCACAATGCTAATGGTGAAGCCGATGATTCCGCGCTGCAACGACGTCCAAATAGCGCCTTGTGAGGCGCCTTCTTGCCACAGTGTCCCCAATGATGCCAGTACATCCAGTGGACCCGGCACCAGGTCGCGGCGCCGCAGCCCCAACGAAACATAAAACTGCCAAGCCACCACCAGGACAAGGAGCGCGGCCAAGGGCAACAACACCCTGGACATATCGATCCCCCGGCGTTCAACAGCCTCAGACTGCAGGGAATCCAATCCCGCTTCCAGGGAACGCAGCTCCTGGGCACTACTGAACTCATTCAGGGGGGAGGTTACTGTTTCAGGCATGTCGGCGGATCTCCTCGCGCAGTCGAGCGGTGATGTCCCCGGTGAGCTCCCCTGCCGCGCTGACATTGGTTTGATGTTCTTCGGTGACTTCCCACTGCGCCACAACTCGTCCGGGTCTGGAAGAAAGTAGCAGCACACGCTGGCCCAACCGCACGGCTTCGGCCACGTTGTGAGTCACAAAAATAATGGTCCTGCCGGTTTCTTTCCAGATCCGTTCAAGTTCGTTGTGCAGCAGGTCCCGGGTGATGGCGTCAAGTGCGCCAAATGGCTCATCCATCAACAGCAATGGCTTGTCCTGCGCCAGCGCCCTGGCCAGCGCCACGCGTTGGCGCATCCCGCCGGAAAGTTCATGGGGACGTTTGTTTACCGAATGGCCCAGATTCACCAACTCAAGTAACTCGGCCGCACGCGCCTTCCGCTCGGCTTTATGTACACCGCGGAGTTTCAGGGCAAGTTCCACGTTGCCACGTGCGCTGAGCCATGGAAACAGGGACGGGTCTTGAAACATGAATGCTGCACCCGCCTCCGGAACTTCAAGTGCACCGGAGGAGGGTGTGTCAAGACCTGAAATGATGTTCAGCAGCGAGGACTTCCCGCAGCCTGAGGCCCCAAGCAGTGCCACAAATTCACCTTGGTGCACCGTAGCGCTCACATCCTCCAGCACCAACGGCCCTGTCCCGAAGCGTTTACCCAAGTTTTCCAGGACGACGGCGGGTGCCCGGCCCACGCCGTCGGCCCCGCTTGCTCTGTTAGTTCCGGCGGGGAGGTCAGCAATCAGCAGTTCAGTCATTCCGCACCTAATCCCGCTGCCGTTACGGGTTGTTCCCCGGCAGCCTTGAGTACGTTATTAAGCAATGTCAGTTCAAAGAGCCCGTTGAGGTCCGCCGGTTTGGAAACCCCTGCACTGACTCCATGCTCTAGCAGGGTGGGGAAAGTGCCGGCCAGCGGATCATAGGTAAAAACCAGCTCGGACAGCGACCGAGCAATGACCTTCTCCTCCAACGGTTGACCAATGGCCACGGTCAGCGCCTCGTTGATGACCGTGCCAGCTTGCTCTGGGTGCCCACGCAGCCAGCTGACCGACTCAACATGTCCTGCCAGCAACGCCTCCACCGTTTGCGGATGCTGCGCCAAAAATCTCTTGTTGACAGCTAACACCGTGGTGCTGAACTCTCCGTTCTCCCAGAGATCAGCTTCGTTAACAAGTACTTTGGCGCCGGCTTGTTCCACCAGTCGGGAGGCCCAGGGTTCGGCCACCCAGGCGCCGTCGATCTTCCCCTCTTGGAACAACCGCAGCGTCTGGGCGTTAGTTGTGGGATTAATGCTGACATCTCCCCCACCAGAAGTGTTGGTGGATAGTCCGCGGTCGCCCAGCCACTTACGCAGTGCCACATCCTGGGTGCCACCCAATTGCGGGGTGGCGATGGTCTTGCCACGGAGTTGGGAAACATCGGTGATATCCGGGCGGACAACGAACTGCGCTCCCCCGGAAGCAACCCCAGCAATGATGCGGATGGACTCGCCACCGCTTTGCACAAATGAATTCAGTGCAGGGTTGGGGCCAAGGTAGGCGGCATCAATGGCACCGGCGTTGAGCGCCTCGACGGCTGAAGGACCATTGGTGAAGACCTGTGTTTGCAGTGCGGCTGCACCTAAATCCTTGGCAAAAAATCCTTTTTCAACGCCAACCAGGGCCGGTGCGTGAGTGAGGTTGCCAAAATAACCCAGCTTGAGCAGAGCCGCTGGTGCGGTTCTTGTGGCCACGGTTTCGGCAGCTACCTCTTTCGAGTTCACTCCTGCCACGGCGGCCCCGGCTCCGATCAGGGCCACAAGGGCTGCCACGATAAAAATCTCCATGGTGCGCCACTTGTGTTGAGGCTGCTCTCCGGCCACGATGCGCCGCAGTGGCAGTCCAGGACGGGCCGATGACGCTTCTGGCTGGTGCCCGCCGGATTGGCTTCCCCTTGTATTCATGCCTAAACGGTAGGGAATATGGCTGCCCCGCTTCAATGAAGGGGACTCCCAAGGTCACGCAGGTTCATGCAACGTCACAAAGAGTTGATGTTGCGAACCCGGCTCACTTCACACCGGAAAGTGCGGTCTCGGCTAACCGTGATCCGTGTCTGTACGGAGCCTGCGCAACCGCGAGCGCAGTTTGGTTTCACGGTTGGTGTCGCTGCCAACCTCCTTGGTGGCGTCAACATAAGACTCCCCAAATGATTCCAGCAAGAGATCATCGGCAATGCGTACCTGCCCCGGGGAGAACCTATACGCCATGAGCTGGGCCACGCGCTGCGGATCGATGGACTGGAACCACTCTTCTGCGGCACTGACAGTATCGATTCCGTTGGCCGCAAGGATCCGGACCATCCAGTCGTACTGGTTTTCCTTGCTACTGCGGTATTTAGGAAAGGCGCGGGTCAGCACATTTTGGAGGGACCCGGCGTCGAGCAACTGCGTTTCAGGAACGCTGGCAATAGCGCCTTCGGCCTGCAGCCGCTTTAAGGTGTCGCTGATGTTCACGAACTGCTGGTCTGCAAGTTCAATGAGAGTGGAAGCCATGGTGAAAGCGCGGCTAATCTCGGCGTTGTCCCCGCTTGAGCCCTTGAAACGAATATCGTGCTCAAATTCAGCCCAGGCATGCTGGAGGACAGTGCGGATCTGCACCTCAAATCGGTAACTGGGGAACTCCTGGCATCCGCTGGGTGCACCATCCGCCGGGATCTGCAGCGTCAGGTGGCGCCCGGCGTAGCCAATGCCACCGTTTTTTCGCATCATGGCAGTTTTATCTTCATCATCCAAACAAGTGAACTGGCTGCTCAACGCAATCGCCACCGCCTCTATGTCAGATTCCACGAACAAGATAACCCGGACCCCGATCAAGTCATCCAAGCATTCCAGGCCGCCGGGATATTTCAGATTGCCGTGCTCATCACGGCGAGCCAATTTTTCGGCTACGGATTCGGCCTTCTTGACCCTGAACTGCACGTCATGGTGATTAAGACCGTCATCATGGAGCCGGCCCACGATCGTGTTGCGGATTGCCTGGGCCGCTTGTCTCAGGGCTGCTGCCTGGAAACGTTGGTCTTCCACGGCTGCCCCCGCGCCCGTTGCGATCGAACTGTTGATGGTGTCCCCCTTGCCATTCCCGGCAGGGCCAGCCACCCGGCCCTTGTTTTCAAATTCTCCCACCTTCACAGGGGTTGTCCAGCCCAACTCTTGCCAGCGTCCAAGGAGCCATACTAAAGCGAACCCCTCTGCGTATCGGCATAGTGTTGGCTCACAAAGCCGTTGGCAGGCTCCTGCTCCCAAGACCAACCAGATCTGTACCGGCGCTTACGTGCCCCGGCGCCCGTTTCAGGACCGGCACAAGGTGAACCACAATCAGCAGCAGCCAGGTGACCACCACAAACGGCCAGGTGTAGAGGGCGGGCACACCCTGAAAGAGCATCGAAAGCGCACCGGCAAGCAGCGCTCCAATCGCTGCCAATGCCCATGGTTGCCAAGAACCAGCCACGAATAACGCAGCCATCGCAATAGCCACCAGCACACTGGAGTATCCCAGCATGCCATGTCCCAATAACAGGGGCTCCGCGCCAATGACCGCGGCCATCACACTTGTCAGCACGCTGCCTAAGATTGCTGCCACCCCAACTTTCCACTGGGAGAAAAATAAGGCTGCCAGGATCAACCCACCAGCAATGACGGAGTCAATAAGCATCACTTGGGAGACATTGGCCAAAATGGAGCGCAGAAAAAGTGCAAGGGGGGATCCATCCAACGCAATGTAGGCCGGAGCCACGCGGCGCTCAGCCGTGGCAAAGAACAAGATGCCAGCAACAATGCAGAACGGTGCGGTAATGGAGGGCAGTTTGAGGGGCTCGAGTAGGGCTGTGCGGAATACTCTTTGAACCACCCATGTGACGGGCGCGCACGCAGCGCCTCCCAGAACCGCAGCAATGGCTCCAGGCACACCGCCACCGATGGCTGCGAAAGCTGCCGCGCCCACTAGCGCTCCACAAAAACCATGGTCCCCAGCACGCACCACTGCGGCCGGTGCCCGCATCAATGCCCCGCTCACGGTGGAAGCTGCGGCGCCCAGTATTGCCAGCAGCGCCATCTGCCAGCTGGCCACGGCGAAGGCAGCAAGAATGAGCAGGCCCGGGAGTAATTGAGCCTGAAAGAAGATCTGCGAGAAACCACGCAGAAGCGTACCGGCCGCTCCCCGGGACAGGGGTCCCCTCGATGGTCGGGCGGCTTGTTGAATATGTTCCACATCGAGACTTTACTCTCGGTTCTAAGTACTCTGACACACGGCGCGCAGGTAAGTGGATTCGGTGCCAAATCTGCATTGAACACGTTCCCGAAGAACATGAAGACTTTGTCCAGAGCCACCAACACTTCCACGTCAACGGATCGCAGAGCCCAAGGAAGCCGCCGGTTGCGGGTAAAGCCCCCCCGTTGACGGGGGGCTTTACCCGCAACCGGCGGCTTTTTTCACACACGTGGCGCTAGATACTGTAACGGTCGCGATCACCCGGGTGGTCTCTGACTAGTCCGGCCGCCAGGGTGTTCCCATCCTGCGGATCGATCACTAGGAACGCTCCGGTCCGGCGGTGGCGGGCGTATGATTCCACAGGCAGCGGTGAAGCCAAACGAATTTGGGCGGTGCCAATGTCGTTTAGTTCCAGACCGGAAGCTCCTGCATACGCAAAAGACTCCAAATCCAGCTTGCCCGTCACCGCACGAACCAACCCCTGCACAGTTTTGCTGCCATGTTTGATCAGCACTTTGGCCCCCTCGCGCAGCGGTTTAGCGGACAGCCAGCACAGTTCGGCATAAACATCTTGGCTGACTTCCCCAAAGGTGCCGGTTGCTGCGATGACGTCTCCACGGGCAATGTCGATCTCCTCGCTCAGACGCAACGACACTGACTGCGGCGCCACAGCCGTATCCAGCGCACGCCCGGCAAAGTCGATGCCCACCACCGAAGCGATGCGTCCCGAGGGCAGCACCGTAATTTCATCGCCCACGGATACCTCTCCGGAAGCTATCTGCCCGGCATAGGCGCGATAGTCGCGAAAGGAGGCTCCGGCGTCGTCCGCGTCAGCAAGCTCAGGCGCCAGTGCCCCCTGGGGACGGATCACTAGCTGAACCGGGAACCGGAACGGCTCAAGCCCACGCTCCAGTTCATCGGTCGTGGCCAGCGTTTCCAACAGATCAAGCAGGCTGTGACCGGTGTACCAAGGGGTGTGAGCGGAGCGCTGGACAACATTGTCACCCTCCAGCGCGGACACAGGGACCACCACAACGTCAGTGAGCCCGATGTTGGCCGCAACTTCCTGAACATTGTTTTCAATGTCCCGGAATATGTTCTCACTGAAACCCACCAGATCGATTTTGTTCACGGCCACCACCACATTGGGCACCCGCAGCAGGCGCAGCACCGAAAGGTGGCGCCGGGTCTGCTCAAGCACGCCTTTGCGCGCATCGATCAGTACGACGACGGCATCCGCCGTCGAAGCGCCCGTCACCGTGTTCTTGGTGTACTGGATGTGTCCGGGGCAATCGGCAAGGATGAAGCTACGGCGGTCCGTGGCGAAGTAGCGGTAAGCCACATCGATGGTGATGCCCTGTTCGCGCTCGGCACGCAGGCCATCGGTGAGCAGAGCCAAGTCGATCTTCTGGGTGCTGCCATTTTCCCCACCGAAACCGCGGGCCGCAGAGGTGCGGGTGACGGCGTCAAGGGTGTCTGCCAGGATGGCCTTGGAATCGTGGAGCAGGCGGCCCACCAACGTGGACTTGCCGTCATCGACGGAGCCCGCCGTGGCGAAGCGAAACAGAGTGGCTTGGGCCAGTGGTGTTTCGTTGATAGTTGCGCTCATTAGAAGTAGCCATCTTTCTTGCGGTCTTCCATGGCTGCCTCGGAGATGCGGTCATCGGCCCGGGTGGCGCCACGTTCGGTCAGGGTTGAGGCGGCAACTTCGCGCACCACGTCGTGAACTGTGGCTGCCTTGGATGCCACAGCCCCAGTGCAGGACATGTCCCCCACCGTGCGGTAGCGCACTTGTTTGAGAACTACTTCCTCATCGGGGCGGGGTTGGGAGACTTCACCCACGGCACGCCACATGCCGTCGCGTTCAAACACTTCACGCGCATGGGCGTAGTACAGCCCTGGCAGTTCTATATTTTCCCGCGCAATATAACGCCAAATATCCAATTCGGTCCAGTTGCTGATCGGGAACGCGCGTACATGCTGGCCCACGGTGTAGCGGCCGTTATACAGGTTCCATAGTTCTGGCCTCTGATTGCGCGGGTCCCACTGGCCAAACTCGTCACGCAAGGACAGGATGCGCTCCTTGGCACGTGCCTTATCCTCGTCACGTCGGCCCCCACCAAAGACGGCGTCAAATTTGTTCTTGGCTATGGCATCCAGCAACGGAACCGTCTGCAGCGGGTTACGCGTTCCGTCAGCGCGCTCACTCAGTTCGCCGCTGTCAATGAATTCCTGTACGGAGCCCACTTCCAGGCGTAAGCCCAGACGTTTCACCGTACGGTCACGGAACTCGATTACCTCGGGAAAGTTGTGCCCGGTATCCACATGCAACACAGGGAAGGGCACTTTGCCCGGCCAAAAAGCCTTTGTAGCCAGGTGCAGCATCACCACGGAGTCTTTACCGCCGGAGAACAGCAGCGCCGGGCGCTCAAATTCGGCCACAACTTCGCGGATGATGTGGATGGCTTCAGATTCCAGCAGATCAAGGGAATTCAGCGCAGACTCGTTTAATGCGCTCAGGTCATTGTCAATTATTTGAGTACTCATACGTGTAGTCCGCATTCTGTTTTGGAGGTTCCGGCCCAGCGTCCACTTCTTGGATCGGCGCCGGGGGCCACTTTGTTGGTGCAGGGCGCGCAGCCGATGGATGGGTAACCCTGGCCCAACAATGGGTTCACCGGCAAAAGGTGCTCCTCGGAGTAACGAATCAATTCCTCATACGTCCAGGTGGCAACGGGATTCACCTTGATCAGGCCGTTCTTTTCATCCCATTCCACCAAGGGTGTGTTGGTTCGGGTGGGTGCCTCGTCGCGTCGCACGCCAGTGAACCAGAGCTCGTAACCTTGCAAGGACCGGGACAACGGCTCCACCTTACGCAGTGCACAGCATTGGGCAGGATCACGGGCGAAGAGGTCTTTGCCCAGTAGCGAGTCCTGCTCTGCCACGGTGTTTAGCGGCAGCACATCAACCACGTTCACACGCAAGTTCTCCGCCACCTCATTACGCGTCGCGTAGGTTTCCGGGAAGTGGTATCCGGTGTCCAGAAACAGCACATCAACACCGGGGAGTTGCTCGGCCACCAAGGCCGGCAGGACGGCGTCGGCCATGGAACAGGCGACGGCGGCCGCACCCGTGGCGAAATTCGCCACCACCCAGCCAATGACGGCCTGTGCCGACGCATCCGCGCTTAGTTCCGCGGCACCGGCGGTGGCGAGCGCCCGTAGCTCAGTCTCGGAGCGAAGCTCCCTGGCTTTAGCGGATTTTTCTGACACGCTTGTGCTTGAAAAACTCACGTCAGCAGCTCCTCATCTACTCTGTGGGCAAACTCGGCAAAAGTTTCATCAGCCAGACGGTGGGACGCATAGCTGCGAATGATCCGCTCCACGTAATCGGACAGCTCATCGACAGCCACCTTGAGCCCACGAACGGTGCGCCCCAGCCCAGCCTCTTCCCGGTCTCGTGAGGCCAGCCCACCACCAAGGTGAACCTGAAAACCACCTGTTGTGCCGCCGTCGTCCGTGGGAACAACAATGCCCTTGAGCCCAATATCTGCTGTCTGAATCCGAGCACAGGAGTTGGGGCACCCGTTGATATTCAAGGTGATGGGCGCTCCCAGCACGCCCGCGTCAACCAAATCCTTCATGCGCTCTTCCAGCTCTTCAATGACGTGGATGGCGGTGTCCTTGGTATTCACGATCGCCAGCTTGCAAAACTCAATGCCTGTGCAGGCCATGGTGTTGCGGCGGAAAATTGAGGGCCTGGCTGACAATCCGAGAGCGTCCAGTTCGGCAATGACGGTTTCCACATTCGCTGTGTCTATGTCCAAAGCCAGAATTTTTTGATGCGGGGTAGTGCGCAACCTGTACGAACCCTGCACTTCCAACAAGTCCGCCAGGGCAACCAGGGTGTCCCCGGAGAGCCGACCCACCAAGGGGCTGGAGCCGATGAAGAACTTGCCATCCTTTTGTTCATGGACGCCCACATGGTCGCCGAAATCCTTGGCTTGCGGCGGAACAATGCCGTCCGGAAGTTTGCGGCCCAAGTATTCTTCTTCAAGGATTTGACGGAACTTTTCTACGCCCCAGTCTGCGATCAAGAACTTCATGCGGGCCTTGTTGCGCATCCGGCGGTAGCCATAGTCGCGGAAAACGCTGGTAACGGCTTCCCAAACTGCGGGCCCATCTTCCGGCGGCACAAATACGCCAGCCCGCTGGGCTAGCCGGGGTGCTGTTGAAAGTCCGCCGCCTACCCAGAGGTCGTAGCCGGGACCCAGCTCAGGGTGCAAAACACCCACAAAAGAGACATCGTTGATCTCGTGCACAGTGTCTTGGTTGGGGTGGCCGGTGATGGAGGTTTTGTACTTGCGGGGCAGGTTGGAGAATTCTGGGTTGCCGATGAAGCGTCGGTTGATTTCCTGGATGAAATCCGTCGGATCAAGGAGTTCCTCCTTGGCTATCCCAGCCACTGGCGAGCCCAGGATTACGCGGGGAACATCGCCGCAGGCTTCAGTAGTTGAAAGCCCAACGGCTTCCAGACGGCGCCAGATTTCAGGCACATTTTCCACTTCAACCCAGTGCAGCTGGATGTTCTGCCGGTTGGTCAAATCTGCAGTGCCCCGCGCAAAATCGCGGGAAAGTTGACCAATAACGCGTAGTTGTTCGGTGGTGAGGCGCCCGCCGTCGATCCTGACGCGCAGCATCAGGAACTTGTCCTCGAGCTCGTGCGGTTCAAGTGAGGCTGTCTTGCCGCCGTCGATCCCCTGTTTACGCTGCGTGTACAGTCCCCACCAGCGGAAGCGTCCGTGCAGGTCGTCATCAGTGATGGAATCAAAACCTTGTTTGGAATAAATAGTCTCGATGCGGTGACGCACGGACAAACCGTCATCGTCCTGCTTCCATACCTCAACCGGGTTCATGGGAGCCTTGCCGTCCACCTTCCACTGGCCGTGGGGCTTAGTGGCGGGACGTCTGCGGGTGGCGGGAGCATCGGCCGCGGCGCTCGCTCCGGCTAGAGCTGTCTGTGTCATGGAACGAGCGTAGATTGCCTCATGCCCGGCAACAATCACGAATGCAACGCGGCTTCACCTCGGGCAACAATTCGTCACACCGACCATTTTGGTGCTCAAGTATGCGCCGCTTCTGCGCGCCGTTGTTCGCCAACGTTGCGCCACAATGTTTGCTGCACAAGATCCGAGGTTAACGACGCGCTGAAGCGATGGTTGCCAAGGCTTGTTCCACCCACTGGAGCATAATCTCGGGGCGATAAAGCACAATGGCTGCCGGAATTCGAAGCCGCCAGACGCCATTGAGCACGTACATGGTGTCCCGCCGAAGGTCCTCAACCCATCCTTCTGGCGTGTTGTGGTACTTCTGTCCGTCCACTTCGATGCCGAGCACCCCATCCACAAGCAGGTCCAGATGTCCAGCATTTTTGATGTAGGCCTGAACCTGGACCGTGTACCCAGCATTCCTGAGCTGGTAACGTCCACACGTTTCAGCAATGGACATTGATTGCATATCAATCATGTCCACAATCCGGCGCGCACGTGCATCTTTTCTCTTGGTGAAGACCCGCCGATACTGGGCCATGGTGCACTTCTTGAGCACCACCGCGGACTCTAAAATGCAGAGCGCCTCCATATCGGAGCTGCACTGAAGACAATGACGAAGGCAGTCCCAAAATGTAGCCCTGCCGCGAACCCGGTGCACAACACAACCCGCCACTGCCCTCCCATGAGATGTCGCCACGTGTGGTTGGGACGGACTGTGCAGAACCCACAATTTCATGCGCTCAGCCCGGCTAAGACAGTCAAGGGTGGCTAAACTCTGAGCCAAGTGCATATCGAAAGCGTCCGCACCTGGCAAGGAATAGACCCCTCGCCCACTGCGGCTTACCGAGCCGGAGGCGACGGCCTGCTGGAGCGCCCACGCAGTCACACCACCGTCCAAAAGTGCTTTCCTCGGGGCGGTCTTCCCCAGTAATGTCAATACCGTTTCAACTGACTTCTTTTGATTCATCAACCCAGCATGCGCCCACAGCTCTAAGCGCAGGAGCCCAAAGTTGAGAATGTGGATGACCTGCTGAGGAGCCCGTGCTGTGGAGGAGTAAACGCACATCGATTCTGCGCGTTGTTCGCTGCGAATACTGCGCCGCAATGTTTGTGGCGCAGTATTCGCAGCGAACCACGCGCGGAAGAGGTGCTCGGGGCTAGTCCGCCCGGGACACAGCCGCGTCAAAATGTTCCAGAGCAAGTTCTGCCACCAGGCTAGAGGGCAATAGCGGCGGCGCCACGAGGTCAGCGCCGGCGCTGGCAAGCTGATCATGAAAATGTCCCGGCGCCAATAAGTAGGAGGCTACAGCAACCCCGCCAACCCCCTCAGATCGCAGCTGTGCCACGGCATCATGAACAGAAGGCTCCGCCCCAGCCCCGTACCCGGGAAGA
This genomic window from Arthrobacter sp. TMP15 contains:
- a CDS encoding ABC transporter substrate-binding protein — translated: MEIFIVAALVALIGAGAAVAGVNSKEVAAETVATRTAPAALLKLGYFGNLTHAPALVGVEKGFFAKDLGAAALQTQVFTNGPSAVEALNAGAIDAAYLGPNPALNSFVQSGGESIRIIAGVASGGAQFVVRPDITDVSQLRGKTIATPQLGGTQDVALRKWLGDRGLSTNTSGGGDVSINPTTNAQTLRLFQEGKIDGAWVAEPWASRLVEQAGAKVLVNEADLWENGEFSTTVLAVNKRFLAQHPQTVEALLAGHVESVSWLRGHPEQAGTVINEALTVAIGQPLEEKVIARSLSELVFTYDPLAGTFPTLLEHGVSAGVSKPADLNGLFELTLLNNVLKAAGEQPVTAAGLGAE
- a CDS encoding phosphoadenylyl-sulfate reductase, with protein sequence MSEKSAKARELRSETELRALATAGAAELSADASAQAVIGWVVANFATGAAAVACSMADAVLPALVAEQLPGVDVLFLDTGYHFPETYATRNEVAENLRVNVVDVLPLNTVAEQDSLLGKDLFARDPAQCCALRKVEPLSRSLQGYELWFTGVRRDEAPTRTNTPLVEWDEKNGLIKVNPVATWTYEELIRYSEEHLLPVNPLLGQGYPSIGCAPCTNKVAPGADPRSGRWAGTSKTECGLHV
- a CDS encoding nitrite/sulfite reductase, encoding MTQTALAGASAAADAPATRRRPATKPHGQWKVDGKAPMNPVEVWKQDDDGLSVRHRIETIYSKQGFDSITDDDLHGRFRWWGLYTQRKQGIDGGKTASLEPHELEDKFLMLRVRIDGGRLTTEQLRVIGQLSRDFARGTADLTNRQNIQLHWVEVENVPEIWRRLEAVGLSTTEACGDVPRVILGSPVAGIAKEELLDPTDFIQEINRRFIGNPEFSNLPRKYKTSITGHPNQDTVHEINDVSFVGVLHPELGPGYDLWVGGGLSTAPRLAQRAGVFVPPEDGPAVWEAVTSVFRDYGYRRMRNKARMKFLIADWGVEKFRQILEEEYLGRKLPDGIVPPQAKDFGDHVGVHEQKDGKFFIGSSPLVGRLSGDTLVALADLLEVQGSYRLRTTPHQKILALDIDTANVETVIAELDALGLSARPSIFRRNTMACTGIEFCKLAIVNTKDTAIHVIEELEERMKDLVDAGVLGAPITLNINGCPNSCARIQTADIGLKGIVVPTDDGGTTGGFQVHLGGGLASRDREEAGLGRTVRGLKVAVDELSDYVERIIRSYASHRLADETFAEFAHRVDEELLT
- a CDS encoding ABC transporter permease, coding for MPETVTSPLNEFSSAQELRSLEAGLDSLQSEAVERRGIDMSRVLLPLAALLVLVVAWQFYVSLGLRRRDLVPGPLDVLASLGTLWQEGASQGAIWTSLQRGIIGFTISIVVATPIGLLLSQVRILRRAFGPLISGLQVLPSVAWVPAAIIWFGLTDATVYFVMFMGAIPSIINGLISGVDQIPPQYRRMGQILGASRWEMAVNVVLPAALPGYVGGLKQGWAFSWRSLMAAEIIAMGGSLGFGLGSLLEQGRQLSDMGIVMSAILIILFVGIAVELLVFAPVEKRLLHGRGLLAGSTR
- a CDS encoding urea transporter; the encoded protein is MEHIQQAARPSRGPLSRGAAGTLLRGFSQIFFQAQLLPGLLILAAFAVASWQMALLAILGAAASTVSGALMRAPAAVVRAGDHGFCGALVGAAAFAAIGGGVPGAIAAVLGGAACAPVTWVVQRVFRTALLEPLKLPSITAPFCIVAGILFFATAERRVAPAYIALDGSPLALFLRSILANVSQVMLIDSVIAGGLILAALFFSQWKVGVAAILGSVLTSVMAAVIGAEPLLLGHGMLGYSSVLVAIAMAALFVAGSWQPWALAAIGALLAGALSMLFQGVPALYTWPFVVVTWLLLIVVHLVPVLKRAPGHVSAGTDLVGLGSRSLPTAL
- a CDS encoding ABC transporter ATP-binding protein translates to MTELLIADLPAGTNRASGADGVGRAPAVVLENLGKRFGTGPLVLEDVSATVHQGEFVALLGASGCGKSSLLNIISGLDTPSSGALEVPEAGAAFMFQDPSLFPWLSARGNVELALKLRGVHKAERKARAAELLELVNLGHSVNKRPHELSGGMRQRVALARALAQDKPLLLMDEPFGALDAITRDLLHNELERIWKETGRTIIFVTHNVAEAVRLGQRVLLLSSRPGRVVAQWEVTEEHQTNVSAAGELTGDITARLREEIRRHA
- a CDS encoding GTP-binding protein codes for the protein MSATINETPLAQATLFRFATAGSVDDGKSTLVGRLLHDSKAILADTLDAVTRTSAARGFGGENGSTQKIDLALLTDGLRAEREQGITIDVAYRYFATDRRSFILADCPGHIQYTKNTVTGASTADAVVVLIDARKGVLEQTRRHLSVLRLLRVPNVVVAVNKIDLVGFSENIFRDIENNVQEVAANIGLTDVVVVPVSALEGDNVVQRSAHTPWYTGHSLLDLLETLATTDELERGLEPFRFPVQLVIRPQGALAPELADADDAGASFRDYRAYAGQIASGEVSVGDEITVLPSGRIASVVGIDFAGRALDTAVAPQSVSLRLSEEIDIARGDVIAATGTFGEVSQDVYAELCWLSAKPLREGAKVLIKHGSKTVQGLVRAVTGKLDLESFAYAGASGLELNDIGTAQIRLASPLPVESYARHRRTGAFLVIDPQDGNTLAAGLVRDHPGDRDRYSI
- the cysD gene encoding sulfate adenylyltransferase subunit CysD, giving the protein MSTQIIDNDLSALNESALNSLDLLESEAIHIIREVVAEFERPALLFSGGKDSVVMLHLATKAFWPGKVPFPVLHVDTGHNFPEVIEFRDRTVKRLGLRLEVGSVQEFIDSGELSERADGTRNPLQTVPLLDAIAKNKFDAVFGGGRRDEDKARAKERILSLRDEFGQWDPRNQRPELWNLYNGRYTVGQHVRAFPISNWTELDIWRYIARENIELPGLYYAHAREVFERDGMWRAVGEVSQPRPDEEVVLKQVRYRTVGDMSCTGAVASKAATVHDVVREVAASTLTERGATRADDRISEAAMEDRKKDGYF